One region of Halomicrobium sp. LC1Hm genomic DNA includes:
- a CDS encoding electron transfer flavoprotein subunit beta/FixA family protein, translating to MKVLVTVKEVTAVDDEFEIDGLDIDDRYVTADLNEWDEYAVEEAVQLSESLDDVEVVTVTIGPSDSEETIRQALAKGADRAIRVWDDALDDDAMLDPATKARLLAAVAEQEDPDLILTGVQSADDSLGATGVTLADQLGTEWAAVVNALDLDAEAGVAHVHRELEGGVEELTDVELPAVLTIQTGINDPRYASLRGIRQAQSKELAEKTLDDIGLDATALDSPIEQTALYEPESEGDATLYEGTPEETAGELAGLLAERGVGQ from the coding sequence ATGAAAGTCCTTGTCACGGTAAAGGAGGTGACCGCAGTCGACGACGAGTTCGAGATCGACGGACTCGACATCGACGATCGGTACGTCACGGCCGACCTCAACGAGTGGGACGAGTACGCCGTCGAGGAGGCCGTCCAGCTCTCCGAATCGCTCGACGACGTCGAGGTCGTGACGGTGACGATCGGCCCCAGTGACAGCGAGGAGACGATCCGACAGGCGCTGGCGAAGGGTGCCGATCGCGCGATCCGTGTCTGGGACGACGCCCTGGACGACGACGCGATGCTCGATCCCGCGACGAAAGCGCGCCTGCTCGCGGCCGTCGCCGAGCAGGAAGACCCCGACCTGATACTCACGGGCGTCCAGTCGGCCGACGACAGCCTCGGCGCGACCGGCGTGACGCTTGCCGACCAGCTCGGGACTGAGTGGGCGGCCGTCGTCAACGCGCTCGACCTCGATGCCGAAGCGGGCGTCGCACACGTCCACCGCGAGCTCGAAGGCGGCGTCGAGGAGCTGACCGACGTGGAGCTGCCCGCCGTGTTGACGATCCAGACCGGGATCAACGACCCCCGCTACGCCAGCCTCCGCGGGATTCGACAGGCCCAGAGCAAGGAACTGGCCGAGAAGACCCTCGACGACATCGGGCTCGACGCGACGGCGCTGGACAGCCCGATCGAACAGACCGCGCTGTACGAGCCAGAATCCGAGGGTGACGCGACCCTGTACGAAGGCACGCCCGAGGAGACGGCCGGCGAGCTGGCTGGCCTGCTCGCCGAACGGGGGGTGGGCCAATGA